In Cupriavidus basilensis, one genomic interval encodes:
- a CDS encoding thiol:disulfide interchange protein DsbA/DsbL: protein MKKLATLFATLVAVTGFLMTAPAQAAAPTSGKEYQVLKAPQPVAPGKIEVTEFFWYGCPHCFDFEPELEAWVGKQGKDVVFKRVPVAFRDDLLPHTKIFYALEAIGKLDAMHTKVFNAIHVDRKRMLDPNEIADFMAKNGIDRKAFLDAYNSFSVTTNSQRANKIADAYKIDGVPTIVVQGKYVTSPSIAGTKGTAIQTMDYLVGQVRDKKM from the coding sequence ATGAAGAAACTCGCCACCTTGTTTGCCACGCTGGTCGCTGTGACCGGTTTCCTGATGACCGCGCCCGCCCAGGCAGCCGCGCCCACCTCGGGCAAGGAATACCAGGTCCTGAAAGCGCCGCAGCCCGTCGCACCGGGCAAGATCGAAGTCACCGAGTTCTTCTGGTACGGCTGCCCGCACTGCTTTGACTTCGAGCCTGAGCTGGAAGCCTGGGTAGGCAAGCAGGGCAAGGACGTGGTGTTCAAGCGCGTGCCGGTTGCCTTCCGCGACGACCTGCTGCCGCACACCAAGATCTTCTACGCGCTGGAAGCCATCGGCAAGCTGGACGCCATGCACACCAAGGTCTTCAACGCCATCCACGTCGACCGCAAGCGCATGCTGGACCCCAACGAAATCGCCGACTTCATGGCCAAGAACGGCATCGACCGCAAGGCCTTCCTCGATGCTTACAACTCGTTCTCGGTGACCACCAACTCGCAACGCGCCAATAAGATCGCCGACGCCTACAAGATCGACGGCGTGCCGACCATCGTGGTGCAGGGCAAGTACGTGACCTCGCCGTCCATCGCCGGCACCAAGGGCACGGCCATCCAGACCATGGATTACCTGGTCGGCCAGGTGCGCGACAAGAAGATGTAA
- a CDS encoding DUF1328 family protein: MLKWALIFAVVSVVAGLLGFTGIAAGAAGIAKILFFIFLVLFVLFLVLGVTVFKAVK; encoded by the coding sequence ATGCTGAAATGGGCGCTGATTTTTGCAGTGGTTTCCGTGGTCGCCGGCTTGCTGGGGTTCACAGGTATTGCTGCCGGTGCGGCCGGCATTGCCAAGATCCTGTTCTTCATCTTCCTGGTGCTGTTCGTGCTGTTCCTTGTCCTGGGCGTGACCGTGTTCAAGGCGGTGAAATAG
- a CDS encoding SPOR domain-containing protein: MQQQRKRTPRNASRAPQRGGTFLGLVLGLIVGLAIAVVVALYITKSPAPFQQKGTQKPSEPGNVVSNLPAPAQEAPSDPNKPLWSKTPAKPVGPAAEPEQPSGPAPTTVKPPEHQPPVAVTRPADKPAAEKPADKPADRPAAEKPADKTAQKPAEKPAEKPAEKPVADPIAEIAQADANKVGYLLQVGAFRSQDDADRQKANLAMQGFEAKVTERDVNGVKLYRVRLGPFNKIDDMNRSRDRLQASGFEASVIRFTKQ; the protein is encoded by the coding sequence ATGCAACAGCAACGCAAGCGCACCCCGCGCAATGCCAGCCGCGCCCCGCAGCGCGGAGGTACGTTCCTGGGACTGGTGCTGGGCCTGATCGTCGGCCTGGCGATCGCGGTAGTGGTCGCCCTGTACATCACCAAGTCGCCGGCGCCATTCCAGCAAAAGGGCACGCAAAAGCCGTCCGAGCCCGGCAATGTGGTCAGCAACCTGCCCGCTCCGGCGCAGGAAGCGCCAAGCGATCCGAACAAGCCGCTGTGGAGCAAGACGCCGGCCAAGCCGGTCGGGCCCGCCGCCGAGCCCGAGCAGCCTTCCGGCCCGGCGCCGACCACGGTGAAGCCGCCCGAGCACCAGCCGCCGGTAGCCGTCACCCGGCCAGCCGACAAGCCCGCCGCCGAGAAGCCCGCGGACAAGCCTGCCGATCGGCCCGCCGCAGAGAAGCCGGCCGACAAGACTGCGCAGAAGCCGGCGGAAAAGCCTGCTGAAAAGCCGGCCGAGAAGCCAGTCGCCGACCCGATCGCCGAGATCGCCCAGGCCGATGCCAACAAGGTAGGCTACCTGCTGCAGGTAGGCGCCTTCCGCTCGCAGGACGACGCCGACCGCCAGAAGGCCAACCTGGCCATGCAGGGGTTCGAAGCCAAGGTGACCGAGCGCGATGTCAATGGCGTCAAGCTCTATCGCGTGCGCCTGGGGCCGTTCAACAAGATCGACGACATGAACCGTTCGCGCGACAGGCTGCAGGCGTCGGGCTTCGAGGCTTCGGTCATCCGCTTTACCAAGCAGTAA
- a CDS encoding helical backbone metal receptor: protein MSWQDAAGVLHRPATGEVRIASLVPSVTELLFALGLGPLMVARTGFCIHPEPAVRAVAKVGGTKDVNLERLRALAPTHVVVNIDENRRETVDEIRAFVPHVIVTHPCAPADNLALYRLLGGIFGRLAEAESLCAAMASELAQVSARQWPARKVLYAIWQDPWMTVSRETYISQMLALVNWQTWPSADAMPQACVDGECSRPNTPQTRYPSFRWSDALVREIDLVLLSSEPYRFTEAHVDALERQIGKEVLLIDGEMVSWYGSRAVEGVRYLSRFAGGV from the coding sequence ATGAGCTGGCAGGACGCAGCCGGCGTCCTGCACCGCCCCGCCACGGGCGAGGTGCGCATTGCCTCGCTGGTGCCGTCCGTTACCGAACTGCTGTTCGCCCTGGGGCTGGGGCCCCTGATGGTGGCGCGCACCGGCTTTTGCATCCATCCCGAACCCGCCGTGCGTGCCGTTGCCAAGGTGGGCGGCACCAAGGACGTCAATCTCGAGCGCCTGCGGGCGTTGGCGCCCACTCACGTAGTGGTCAACATCGACGAGAACCGGCGCGAGACGGTGGACGAGATCCGCGCGTTTGTGCCGCATGTGATCGTCACCCACCCCTGTGCGCCCGCGGACAACCTGGCGCTCTACCGGCTGCTTGGCGGCATCTTCGGCCGCCTTGCCGAAGCGGAATCGCTCTGCGCCGCCATGGCGTCCGAACTGGCGCAGGTAAGTGCCCGGCAGTGGCCCGCGCGCAAGGTCCTGTATGCGATCTGGCAGGACCCGTGGATGACGGTGTCGCGAGAAACCTATATCAGCCAGATGCTGGCGTTGGTGAACTGGCAGACGTGGCCTTCGGCTGACGCCATGCCCCAGGCTTGTGTTGACGGCGAGTGCAGCCGGCCCAATACGCCGCAGACGCGGTATCCGAGCTTCCGGTGGAGCGACGCGCTGGTGCGGGAGATTGACCTTGTCCTGCTCTCCAGCGAGCCCTATCGGTTTACCGAGGCGCATGTCGATGCGCTGGAGCGGCAGATTGGCAAGGAGGTATTGCTGATCGATGGGGAGATGGTTTCCTGGTACGGGAGCCGGGCTGTGGAGGGGGTGAGGTATTTGTCGAGGTTTGCAGGTGGGGTTTAG
- a CDS encoding ferritin-like domain-containing protein, whose protein sequence is MDTPVKEKPTAGKGKDQQAGNKTGASGGFLSDVKTLRERARKHIEDGAVTQDYDADRATVLKLLNEALATELVCVLRYRRHFFMAKGIHAEPVAAEFKVHSDEEQGHADRIAARIVQLGGAPDFSPDTLTSRSHAEYVEAGSLTDMIKENLVAERIAIESYREMVQYLGERDPTTRRMLEEILAVEEEHADELADMLDKG, encoded by the coding sequence ATGGACACCCCCGTAAAAGAGAAGCCCACCGCCGGCAAGGGCAAGGATCAACAGGCCGGGAATAAGACAGGCGCGAGCGGGGGCTTCCTGTCGGACGTCAAGACGCTGCGCGAACGCGCCCGCAAGCACATCGAGGACGGCGCCGTCACCCAGGACTACGACGCGGACAGGGCCACCGTGCTGAAGCTGCTCAACGAGGCCTTGGCCACGGAGCTGGTTTGCGTGCTGCGCTACCGGCGCCATTTCTTCATGGCAAAGGGCATCCACGCGGAACCGGTCGCTGCCGAGTTCAAGGTCCACTCCGACGAGGAGCAAGGGCACGCCGACCGCATTGCGGCACGCATCGTGCAACTGGGCGGGGCGCCGGACTTCTCGCCAGACACCCTGACCTCGCGCAGCCATGCCGAGTATGTCGAGGCCGGATCGCTGACCGACATGATCAAGGAAAACCTGGTGGCCGAACGGATAGCCATCGAGAGCTACCGCGAGATGGTGCAGTACCTGGGCGAGCGCGACCCGACCACCCGCCGCATGCTGGAGGAAATCCTGGCGGTCGAGGAAGAGCATGCAGACGAACTCGCGGACATGCTGGACAAGGGGTAG
- the argS gene encoding arginine--tRNA ligase has protein sequence MLPVQTTNLAAAFNDAVRAIAPADAALPDAVFERPKVAAHGDLACNLAMQVARALKRNPRELAQQIVDAVKADARTAGLVAGLEIAGPGFINLRLTPAAKADVLRAVLEQGNRYGAKAQGVHGKVLVEFVSANPTGPLHVGHGRQAALGDALANLLDWQGFAVHREFYYNDAGVQIQTLAVSVQARARGFKPGDAAWPESAYNGDYIADIAADFLAGKTVRASDGDAVTASGNVEDIESIRKFAVAYLRNEQDIDLRAFGVKFDRYYLESSLYSDGRVEAAVQSLVAKGKTYENEGALWLRTTDEGDDKDRVMRKTDGTYTYFVPDVAYHTSKWERGFAKVINVQGSDHHGTIARVRAGLQGLDIGIPKGYPDYILHKMVTVMKNGEEVKISKRAGSYVTVRDLIEWSNGAEGGETIRGCLEAGVADWPEHFTRGRDAVRFFLLSRKADTEFIFDVDLALKQNDENPVYYVQYAHARICSIFESWGGADWEAKLPALAGTDLAPVTGADATPQALALGQRLADFPDMLAAAAGELAPHAVAFYLRDLAGDFHAFYNSDRVLVDDETVKLARLAMLAATRQVLRNGLAVIGVSAPRRM, from the coding sequence ATGCTGCCAGTTCAGACCACCAATCTTGCCGCTGCGTTCAATGACGCGGTGCGCGCAATCGCCCCGGCCGACGCCGCCCTGCCCGACGCCGTCTTCGAGCGTCCGAAGGTCGCCGCCCACGGCGACCTGGCCTGCAACCTCGCCATGCAGGTTGCCCGCGCGCTCAAGCGCAACCCGCGGGAACTGGCCCAGCAGATCGTCGACGCGGTCAAGGCCGACGCGCGTACCGCCGGGCTGGTGGCCGGCCTGGAAATCGCCGGCCCCGGCTTTATCAACCTGCGCCTGACGCCGGCCGCCAAGGCCGATGTGCTGCGCGCGGTGCTGGAGCAGGGCAACCGCTACGGCGCCAAGGCACAGGGCGTGCACGGCAAGGTGCTGGTCGAGTTTGTCTCCGCCAACCCGACCGGCCCGCTGCACGTCGGCCACGGCCGCCAGGCGGCACTGGGCGACGCGCTGGCCAACCTGCTGGACTGGCAGGGCTTTGCCGTGCATCGCGAGTTCTACTACAACGACGCCGGCGTGCAGATCCAGACCCTGGCCGTATCGGTGCAGGCACGCGCCCGCGGCTTCAAGCCGGGCGATGCCGCGTGGCCGGAGTCGGCCTACAACGGCGACTACATCGCCGACATCGCTGCCGATTTCCTGGCCGGCAAGACCGTGCGCGCTTCCGACGGCGACGCGGTGACGGCCTCCGGCAACGTCGAAGACATCGAGTCGATCCGCAAGTTTGCCGTGGCCTACCTGCGCAACGAGCAGGACATCGACCTGCGCGCCTTCGGCGTCAAGTTCGACCGCTACTACCTGGAGTCCTCGCTGTACAGCGACGGCCGTGTCGAAGCTGCGGTGCAGTCGCTGGTGGCCAAGGGCAAGACCTACGAGAACGAAGGCGCCCTGTGGCTGCGCACCACCGACGAAGGCGACGACAAGGACCGCGTCATGCGCAAGACCGACGGCACCTATACCTACTTCGTGCCGGACGTGGCCTACCACACCAGCAAGTGGGAGCGCGGCTTCGCCAAGGTCATCAACGTGCAGGGCAGCGACCACCACGGCACCATCGCCCGCGTGCGCGCCGGCCTGCAGGGGCTGGACATCGGCATCCCCAAAGGCTACCCCGACTACATCCTGCACAAGATGGTCACCGTCATGAAGAACGGCGAGGAGGTCAAGATCTCCAAGCGCGCCGGTTCCTACGTGACCGTGCGCGACCTGATCGAGTGGAGTAATGGCGCGGAAGGCGGCGAGACCATCCGCGGCTGCCTGGAAGCCGGCGTGGCCGACTGGCCCGAGCACTTCACCCGCGGGCGCGACGCGGTGCGCTTTTTCCTGCTGTCGCGCAAGGCCGATACGGAATTTATCTTCGACGTCGACCTGGCCCTCAAGCAGAACGACGAGAACCCGGTGTATTACGTGCAGTACGCCCATGCCCGCATCTGCTCGATCTTCGAATCCTGGGGCGGCGCGGACTGGGAGGCCAAGCTGCCGGCCCTGGCCGGCACCGACCTGGCCCCCGTGACCGGCGCCGACGCTACCCCGCAGGCGCTTGCGCTGGGCCAGCGCCTGGCCGATTTCCCGGACATGCTGGCGGCAGCGGCGGGTGAACTGGCGCCGCATGCGGTCGCCTTCTACCTGCGGGACCTGGCGGGCGATTTCCACGCCTTCTACAACTCCGACCGCGTGCTGGTGGACGACGAGACGGTCAAGCTGGCGCGCCTGGCGATGCTGGCCGCCACGCGCCAGGTGCTGCGCAACGGGCTGGCCGTCATCGGCGTCTCGGCGCCGCGGCGCATGTAA
- a CDS encoding DUF1840 domain-containing protein — translation MLITFKSHASQDLIMMRDLAVTLLGIIGKHLGERGVITIEELPRCIHILEAAVTDAKKVHPAVSSVHPGKNDDDNEEEPLHLGQRAYPFLDMLRASQRENTEVMWGV, via the coding sequence ATGCTGATCACCTTCAAATCCCACGCGTCGCAGGACCTCATCATGATGAGAGACCTCGCCGTGACACTGCTGGGGATTATCGGCAAGCACCTGGGGGAGCGCGGGGTGATCACCATCGAGGAACTGCCACGCTGCATCCATATACTGGAAGCCGCCGTGACGGACGCCAAGAAGGTGCACCCGGCCGTATCGTCGGTCCATCCCGGCAAGAATGACGATGACAACGAGGAAGAGCCCCTGCACCTGGGCCAGCGCGCCTACCCCTTCCTCGATATGCTGCGCGCATCCCAGCGCGAGAACACCGAGGTAATGTGGGGGGTGTAG
- a CDS encoding DUF1328 domain-containing protein, with product MLHYALVFFVIALIAAVFGFGGIAAGAVEIAKILFFIFLVVALVTFVISLVRR from the coding sequence ATGTTGCACTACGCACTCGTATTTTTTGTCATCGCCCTGATCGCCGCGGTATTCGGCTTTGGTGGCATCGCGGCTGGGGCGGTCGAGATTGCCAAGATCCTGTTCTTCATCTTCCTGGTGGTTGCGCTGGTGACGTTTGTGATCAGCCTGGTCAGGCGCTAG
- a CDS encoding SDR family oxidoreductase, which translates to MRAQKVFLTGASSGLGQALAREYASQGAILGLVGRREEALREFALTLPNPNAVRVYGADVRDAEAMQRAAQDFLDHFGCPDVVIANAGVSVGTVASEREDLEAFRMVMDTNWFGVLTTFQPFMQPMRERDPGAGGWRGTLVGIASVAGVRGLPGGGAYSASKSAVIKLLESLRLEQRRERIRVVTIAPGYIRTPMTEHNPYRMPFLMDADVFARKAVRAIAAGRRFAVVPWQMGVVASILHLMPRWLYDAIFSRAPRKPRAQGGSQDKQP; encoded by the coding sequence ATGCGAGCACAGAAAGTCTTCCTTACCGGCGCGTCGAGCGGACTCGGCCAGGCCCTGGCGCGCGAGTACGCCTCGCAAGGCGCCATCCTCGGCCTGGTTGGCCGGCGTGAAGAGGCGCTGCGTGAATTCGCGCTCACCCTGCCCAATCCCAATGCGGTGCGCGTCTATGGCGCGGATGTGCGCGATGCCGAGGCCATGCAGCGCGCCGCCCAGGACTTCCTCGATCATTTCGGTTGCCCCGATGTGGTGATCGCCAATGCGGGGGTATCGGTTGGCACCGTTGCCAGCGAGCGCGAGGACCTCGAAGCCTTCCGCATGGTGATGGACACCAACTGGTTCGGCGTGCTCACCACCTTCCAGCCCTTCATGCAGCCCATGCGCGAACGCGATCCCGGCGCCGGCGGCTGGCGCGGCACGCTGGTCGGCATTGCCAGCGTGGCCGGCGTGCGCGGCCTGCCGGGCGGAGGGGCCTACAGCGCCTCCAAGTCCGCCGTGATCAAGCTGCTGGAGAGCCTGCGCCTGGAACAGCGTCGCGAGCGCATCCGCGTGGTCACCATCGCGCCTGGCTACATCCGCACGCCGATGACCGAGCACAATCCCTATCGCATGCCCTTCCTGATGGACGCCGACGTGTTCGCCCGCAAGGCGGTGCGTGCCATTGCCGCAGGGCGCCGCTTTGCCGTGGTGCCCTGGCAGATGGGCGTGGTCGCATCCATCCTGCACCTGATGCCGCGCTGGCTCTACGACGCCATCTTCTCCCGCGCGCCGCGCAAGCCGCGCGCGCAGGGAGGTAGCCAGGACAAGCAGCCATGA
- a CDS encoding glycine zipper domain-containing protein, giving the protein MLTNNPKIRKEVNHLADSAESTVRQIRHAARDTRGAAREAAGPVAGEVSRLIAQLEQTMEVLGREGSSEAQQAARRLQDRTRALRDHVASRARERVDHAVDGVQRRVAASPLKAIGMAAAVGAFVGLLMAANSRSRNG; this is encoded by the coding sequence ATGTTGACCAACAATCCGAAGATCCGCAAAGAAGTGAATCACCTGGCCGACAGCGCCGAGAGCACGGTGCGCCAGATCCGGCATGCCGCGCGCGATACGCGCGGCGCCGCCCGCGAAGCCGCGGGACCCGTGGCCGGCGAGGTCAGCCGGCTGATCGCCCAGCTCGAGCAAACCATGGAAGTGCTGGGGCGCGAAGGCTCGTCCGAGGCGCAGCAAGCCGCACGCCGGTTGCAGGATCGTACGCGCGCCTTGCGGGATCACGTCGCAAGCCGTGCCCGCGAACGTGTCGACCATGCCGTGGATGGCGTGCAGCGGCGGGTGGCGGCGTCGCCGTTGAAAGCGATCGGTATGGCGGCGGCGGTAGGCGCTTTCGTCGGCTTGCTGATGGCAGCGAATAGCCGCAGCCGCAACGGCTGA